One genomic window of Gemmatimonadales bacterium includes the following:
- the purE gene encoding 5-(carboxyamino)imidazole ribonucleotide mutase: MAQPVVGIVMGSDSDWAVMQHAARRLTDFSVEQERRVISAHRTPDLLYQYATEAEGRGLRCIIAGAGGAAHLPGMLAAKTALPVLGVPIPSRHLQGLDSLLSIVQMPAGVPVAAFAIGDAGAVNAALYAVAMIAGSDPDLARRLAAFRRTQTERVLQLTLPDPP; encoded by the coding sequence ATGGCGCAGCCGGTCGTAGGAATTGTTATGGGGAGCGACTCCGATTGGGCCGTGATGCAGCACGCCGCGCGGCGGCTCACCGATTTCAGCGTGGAACAGGAGCGGCGCGTCATCTCGGCCCATCGGACGCCTGATCTGCTCTACCAGTACGCGACCGAAGCCGAAGGCCGCGGGCTCCGTTGCATCATCGCCGGCGCGGGCGGCGCCGCCCATCTCCCGGGGATGCTCGCCGCCAAGACGGCGCTTCCGGTGCTCGGCGTTCCCATCCCGAGCCGCCACCTGCAAGGGCTCGACTCCCTCCTTTCGATCGTCCAGATGCCGGCCGGCGTGCCGGTCGCCGCCTTTGCCATCGGCGACGCCGGCGCGGTTAACGCCGCGCTCTACGCTGTCGCGATGATCGCCGGCTCCGACCCGGATCTCGCCCGGCGCCTCGCGGCATTTCGGCGGACGCAAACCGAACGCGTGCTCCAGCTCACACTGCCCGACCCGCCATGA
- a CDS encoding 5-(carboxyamino)imidazole ribonucleotide synthase, with protein sequence MILPGAWLGVVGGGQLGRMFTIRAREMGYHVAVLDPQPASPAGAVADRQIEAAYDDPAALAELARQCAAVTVEFENVPAHALDLLAERVPVRPAAAAVAITQHRLSEKEFIRAHGFATAEFVPLRGSGDVEPAFAAIGAPALLKTSRLGYDGKGQTPVDTLADAVAAFDRFGRVECLLERRLTLELELSVVLARGADGEIRAFPPGENCHRRGILDTTLVPARVPDALAREAEAAAAGVARALDYVGVLGVELFVADRGRIFVNEIAPRPHNSGHFTLDACITDQFEQQVRALAGLPLGDPGLLTPVCMVNVLGDLWSCGPPHWDAALALPGVKLHLYGKTTPRPGRKMGHLNCIAPAPDEALALARRAHAALTSAHPEDD encoded by the coding sequence ATGATCCTGCCCGGCGCCTGGCTCGGCGTCGTGGGTGGCGGGCAGCTCGGTCGCATGTTCACCATCCGGGCCCGCGAGATGGGGTACCATGTCGCCGTGCTCGACCCCCAGCCCGCGAGCCCGGCTGGCGCGGTCGCCGACCGCCAGATCGAGGCCGCGTACGACGACCCAGCCGCGCTCGCTGAACTAGCCCGCCAGTGCGCCGCCGTCACCGTGGAGTTCGAAAACGTGCCGGCTCACGCACTCGACCTGCTCGCCGAGCGCGTGCCGGTCCGGCCGGCGGCGGCGGCCGTCGCAATCACCCAGCACCGGCTCAGCGAGAAGGAATTCATCCGGGCGCACGGCTTCGCGACGGCTGAGTTCGTGCCCCTGCGCGGTTCCGGGGATGTCGAGCCGGCCTTCGCCGCCATCGGCGCGCCGGCGCTCCTCAAGACGAGCCGATTGGGGTACGACGGCAAGGGCCAGACGCCGGTCGATACCCTCGCCGATGCCGTCGCGGCGTTCGACCGATTCGGCCGCGTCGAATGCCTGCTCGAGCGCCGCCTCACGCTGGAACTCGAGCTCTCGGTCGTGCTGGCACGCGGCGCCGATGGCGAGATTCGCGCGTTCCCGCCGGGGGAGAACTGCCACCGCCGCGGGATCCTCGACACCACGCTCGTGCCCGCGCGCGTGCCGGACGCGCTCGCCCGCGAGGCCGAGGCCGCGGCCGCGGGCGTAGCGCGCGCGCTGGACTATGTCGGCGTGTTGGGGGTCGAGCTGTTCGTCGCCGACCGGGGCCGCATTTTCGTGAATGAGATCGCGCCGCGTCCCCACAACAGCGGGCACTTCACGCTCGACGCATGTATCACCGACCAATTTGAGCAGCAGGTACGCGCGCTCGCGGGGCTTCCGCTCGGCGATCCGGGGCTGCTCACGCCGGTGTGCATGGTGAACGTCCTCGGCGACCTCTGGTCCTGCGGGCCGCCGCACTGGGACGCAGCGCTGGCGCTGCCGGGTGTAAAGCTCCATCTCTACGGTAAGACCACGCCGCGGCCCGGGCGCAAAATGGGTCACCTCAACTGCATCGCGCCCGCGCCTGATGAGGCGCTCGCGCTCGCGCGTCGGGCACATGCCGCGCTCACGTCCGCCCACCCGGAGGATGATTGA
- a CDS encoding DUF2911 domain-containing protein, whose product MLLLLQFVTAFTLAGPAPAPAPACITMNTKNLPLATRQSPLDSVSFPVGGHVVKVCYGRPSLRGRTMIGGDAVPFGKLWRTGANEPTMVHATSPIVIAGLAVPAGAYSLYTVPGPAEWEVIVNRSITQWGEESNYTDKVRAQEVGRARVPAEKTSTPVETFTIRPDPGSGDARALLLEWQQTRVRIPLAPAK is encoded by the coding sequence ATGTTGCTGCTCCTGCAGTTCGTGACCGCGTTCACGCTCGCAGGGCCGGCTCCCGCCCCCGCTCCGGCCTGCATCACGATGAATACGAAGAATCTGCCGCTCGCCACCCGGCAGAGTCCGCTCGATTCGGTATCGTTCCCGGTGGGCGGGCACGTCGTGAAGGTGTGCTATGGCCGACCCTCGCTCCGAGGCCGCACGATGATCGGTGGCGACGCCGTTCCCTTTGGCAAGCTCTGGCGCACCGGCGCCAACGAGCCGACGATGGTGCACGCGACCTCCCCGATCGTGATCGCAGGCCTCGCGGTACCCGCGGGGGCGTATTCGCTCTACACGGTACCGGGGCCCGCGGAGTGGGAGGTGATCGTGAATCGCTCGATCACGCAGTGGGGCGAAGAGTCGAACTACACCGACAAGGTGCGGGCACAGGAGGTGGGCCGGGCGCGCGTGCCCGCGGAAAAGACATCGACTCCGGTCGAGACGTTCACGATCCGTCCCGACCCCGGGAGCGGCGATGCCCGCGCGCTGCTGCTGGAGTGGCAGCAGACCCGGGTGCGCATTCCCCTCGCGCCGGCCAAGTGA
- a CDS encoding cysteine desulfurase-like protein: MRSGQEVFGLPPTSVDELRIQFPALSRSHVGKAVAYFDGPGGTQVPERVVAAMADYLVNHNANTHWSYPTSQETDAALTEARAALADFVGGRPDEIAFGANMTTLTFHLARTLAARWGPGDEVVVTELDHHANVAPWRRLAGERGITVRSVPLDPETGQLVPGALERLLGPRTRLVAIGGASNALGTVNDIAAAARLARDVGALTFMDAVHYAPHVLLDVAALGVDLLACSAYKFYGPHVGVLWGRRAVLESLDPPKLDPAPAEPPEHLETGTQNHEGIVGAAAAVEFLASVAGEDGARRDRLAAAFAALHGRGQHLIERLWEGLGGIRGVRRLGPPPTEPRTPTISFAVAGHRSEAVARTLAARGVFVSHGDFYAPTVVERYGYGTDGVVRAGCACYTTPDEIDRLLDGIESVARR; encoded by the coding sequence ATGAGGTCAGGACAGGAGGTGTTCGGACTGCCGCCCACGAGCGTCGACGAGCTGCGGATCCAGTTCCCGGCGCTGAGCCGCTCGCACGTCGGCAAGGCGGTTGCCTACTTCGACGGGCCCGGCGGCACGCAGGTCCCCGAGCGCGTGGTCGCCGCGATGGCCGACTACCTCGTGAACCACAACGCGAATACGCACTGGTCCTACCCCACAAGCCAGGAGACCGACGCGGCGCTCACCGAGGCCCGAGCCGCGCTGGCGGACTTCGTCGGGGGACGGCCGGACGAGATCGCGTTTGGCGCGAACATGACCACGCTCACATTCCACCTCGCTCGCACCCTCGCCGCGCGCTGGGGCCCGGGCGACGAGGTGGTCGTGACCGAGCTGGACCACCATGCCAACGTGGCGCCCTGGCGCCGCCTCGCGGGCGAGCGCGGCATCACCGTCCGGTCGGTTCCGCTGGATCCGGAAACGGGTCAGCTCGTGCCGGGCGCCTTGGAACGACTCCTCGGACCCCGCACGCGGCTCGTGGCGATTGGCGGTGCATCGAACGCGCTTGGAACGGTGAACGACATCGCGGCGGCCGCTCGGCTCGCGCGCGACGTTGGTGCGCTCACCTTCATGGATGCCGTGCACTACGCCCCGCACGTCCTGCTCGACGTGGCCGCGCTGGGTGTGGACCTGCTCGCATGCTCGGCGTACAAGTTCTACGGTCCGCACGTCGGCGTGCTCTGGGGGCGGCGGGCAGTCCTCGAGAGCCTGGATCCTCCGAAACTCGATCCCGCGCCGGCCGAGCCGCCGGAGCACCTCGAGACCGGCACGCAGAATCACGAGGGAATCGTGGGTGCCGCGGCTGCGGTGGAGTTTCTCGCGTCAGTTGCGGGTGAGGACGGAGCGCGCCGCGACCGGCTGGCTGCGGCATTTGCTGCGCTCCACGGGCGGGGTCAGCACCTGATCGAGCGGCTCTGGGAAGGGCTGGGCGGCATTCGCGGTGTGCGCCGCTTGGGGCCACCGCCGACCGAGCCCAGGACGCCCACCATCTCGTTCGCAGTGGCGGGGCATCGGTCCGAGGCGGTTGCGCGGACCCTTGCGGCGCGGGGCGTGTTCGTGTCCCACGGCGACTTCTACGCGCCGACCGTTGTCGAGCGGTACGGCTACGGAACCGACGGCGTCGTGCGCGCCGGGTGCGCCTGCTACACCACGCCGGATGAGATCGATCGGCTGCTCGACGGCATCGAGAGCGTGGCCCGGCGCTGA
- a CDS encoding GGDEF domain-containing protein: MVKRGGVAPYFLPDPALGWLLRASGGLGVWISELPPGEEGPRAERVVDAEHLSVAQITGVDRRLERARDSDEGGSEPMDGGTLVFRTAGGVAAGVLLPGTPDAASIARVGHDLDGLVTGLRRRPDAVAAAQAQGDEAAFESAASVGLRLAYQLERSLGAEVVVVAREVGGVRVAGVSGRGDGRLADTVLPPDSALARVATGAAGQHIVSDDPLGDVVPDRRERQGAMLLVPIPAGAETVGAVAIHIPTGAEPSGAARAELIEALAQAGPRLAAAFAEDRSRNAAVLDPLTGLLNRRGLDALLCRGDGEAGTTGALIFVDLDRFRVLNDALGSLAGDAVLLHLARILREQVRGSDSPARIGGEEFAVWLPDASLELALRVAERIRIKLGTTPWDWKGRHWPLSASFGVAACPETGRSVEQLGAQAAGALEAAKRSGRNRVEAAARAV, from the coding sequence GTGGTCAAGAGAGGCGGGGTCGCTCCATACTTCCTCCCCGACCCTGCGCTTGGTTGGCTGCTCAGAGCGAGCGGCGGGCTCGGCGTGTGGATCAGCGAGCTGCCGCCGGGAGAGGAAGGGCCGCGCGCCGAGCGGGTGGTGGACGCGGAGCACCTCTCGGTGGCGCAGATTACGGGCGTGGACCGCCGCCTCGAGCGGGCCCGCGACAGCGACGAGGGCGGGAGCGAGCCGATGGATGGTGGCACGCTGGTGTTCCGGACCGCCGGCGGTGTGGCGGCCGGCGTGCTCCTGCCTGGCACGCCCGACGCGGCTTCAATCGCGCGTGTGGGCCACGATCTCGACGGGCTCGTCACGGGGCTCCGACGGCGCCCGGACGCGGTGGCGGCGGCGCAGGCGCAGGGCGATGAGGCAGCGTTCGAATCGGCGGCAAGCGTGGGTCTGAGGCTCGCCTATCAGCTCGAGCGCTCGCTCGGGGCCGAGGTGGTCGTGGTCGCGCGAGAGGTTGGGGGCGTCCGGGTGGCGGGGGTATCGGGACGGGGCGACGGCCGGCTGGCCGACACCGTACTCCCGCCGGACAGCGCACTCGCGCGGGTCGCCACCGGAGCAGCCGGCCAACATATCGTGAGTGACGACCCGCTCGGCGATGTGGTACCGGATCGCCGCGAACGGCAGGGGGCGATGCTGCTGGTGCCGATACCGGCCGGCGCGGAGACCGTGGGTGCGGTCGCCATCCACATCCCGACCGGGGCCGAACCAAGTGGTGCGGCGCGCGCCGAGCTGATCGAGGCGCTGGCGCAGGCGGGCCCCAGGCTCGCCGCCGCGTTCGCGGAAGACCGGAGCCGCAACGCGGCCGTGCTTGATCCGCTCACGGGACTCCTCAATCGTCGCGGACTGGACGCGCTCCTCTGCCGCGGCGACGGGGAGGCGGGCACAACCGGCGCGCTCATCTTTGTGGACCTCGACCGCTTCCGCGTGCTGAACGATGCGCTCGGTTCGCTGGCTGGTGACGCCGTGCTGCTGCACCTGGCGCGCATTCTCCGGGAGCAGGTGCGCGGGTCGGACTCCCCGGCGCGCATCGGCGGCGAGGAGTTCGCGGTCTGGCTGCCTGACGCCTCGCTCGAGCTAGCCCTCCGCGTCGCCGAGCGGATCCGGATCAAGCTCGGCACCACCCCATGGGACTGGAAGGGCCGCCACTGGCCGCTCAGCGCCTCGTTCGGGGTCGCGGCGTGCCCCGAGACGGGCCGGAGCGTCGAGCAATTGGGCGCTCAGGCGGCAGGCGCGCTCGAGGCGGCCAAGCGCAGCGGGAGAAACCGCGTCGAGGCCGCGGCGCGGGCCGTCTGA
- the larB gene encoding nickel pincer cofactor biosynthesis protein LarB — protein sequence MTAAELESLLAEVAAGRLAPAAAVTRLSRLPFEDLDFAKVDHHRSLRQGQPEVVFCAGKTVGQVTAICDRLAAADGAFLGTRANAPMAAALAERHPRLQWNALGRTVYLPPEPRPLARTGTVLVVSAGTSDLPVAEEAAVTVDAFGYGVARLPDVGVAGLHRLLAASDQLRAADVILVAAGMEGALPSVVGGLVAAPVIAVPTSIGYGASFGGLAALLAMLNSCAAGITVVNIDNGFGAAAAACRILRG from the coding sequence GTGACCGCCGCCGAGCTCGAATCGCTGCTTGCCGAGGTCGCCGCTGGCCGACTCGCCCCGGCGGCAGCCGTCACCCGGCTCAGCCGCCTTCCGTTCGAGGATCTCGACTTCGCCAAGGTCGACCACCACCGCTCACTCCGGCAGGGGCAGCCGGAGGTGGTCTTCTGCGCGGGGAAGACCGTCGGGCAGGTGACGGCCATCTGCGATCGGCTGGCCGCGGCGGACGGCGCCTTTCTCGGCACTCGCGCCAACGCGCCGATGGCGGCCGCGCTGGCCGAGCGCCATCCGCGGCTCCAGTGGAACGCACTGGGCCGCACCGTGTACCTGCCTCCCGAGCCGCGGCCCCTTGCGCGCACGGGCACCGTGCTTGTCGTCTCGGCGGGCACGAGCGATCTCCCGGTAGCGGAGGAGGCCGCCGTCACGGTCGATGCGTTCGGCTACGGGGTGGCGCGCTTGCCGGACGTAGGCGTCGCCGGGCTGCACCGGCTCCTTGCCGCGAGCGATCAGCTCCGCGCGGCCGACGTCATCCTCGTGGCGGCGGGAATGGAAGGCGCGCTGCCGAGCGTGGTGGGAGGGCTCGTCGCCGCGCCCGTCATCGCGGTGCCGACGAGCATCGGGTACGGCGCTTCGTTCGGCGGCCTCGCCGCACTGCTCGCGATGCTCAATTCATGCGCGGCCGGAATCACCGTGGTAAACATCGACAACGGATTCGGCGCGGCCGCGGCCGCGTGCCGGATCCTGCGGGGCTGA
- the dusB gene encoding tRNA dihydrouridine synthase DusB, with amino-acid sequence MQLPYAPGVAFPLLLAPMAGVSEAPFRQLCRRMGADVVLSEFLSSEAIRRRIRTTLEGAEFEPCERPIGIQIYGADPDAMAEAAGLVTEHYGPEFIDINFGCPVKKVVKRNGGSGCLRDLGLVARIIRAVIDATHLPVTVKTRSGWSDELRDPVGIALRMQDAGARAFTLHARTRTQMFSGSANWDEIARVVEALDIPVIGNGDIQTPEDIVRMRDHTGCAGVMVGRASFGNPWLFRDARALLDDRPKPPAPSAAERFRVALDHARLAIRLQGDTRRTVVEFRKHLGWYTRGLHGASELRQRLFQVESIAQAEAIFLGYLEPIAKVA; translated from the coding sequence ATGCAGTTGCCCTACGCTCCCGGCGTCGCGTTCCCCCTCCTCCTCGCTCCGATGGCCGGGGTGTCGGAGGCGCCGTTCCGCCAGCTCTGCCGGCGGATGGGCGCCGACGTGGTGCTGTCCGAATTTCTGTCGTCAGAGGCCATCCGCCGCCGCATCCGGACCACGCTCGAGGGCGCGGAGTTCGAGCCATGTGAGCGCCCGATCGGCATTCAGATTTATGGCGCCGATCCGGATGCCATGGCGGAGGCTGCGGGGCTCGTGACCGAGCACTATGGGCCCGAGTTCATCGACATCAACTTCGGCTGCCCGGTGAAGAAAGTCGTCAAGCGGAACGGCGGCTCGGGGTGCCTGCGCGATCTTGGTCTCGTCGCGCGCATTATCCGCGCGGTGATCGATGCGACGCACCTTCCGGTCACGGTGAAGACGCGGAGCGGCTGGAGCGACGAGCTGCGCGATCCGGTGGGCATCGCTCTGCGGATGCAGGACGCCGGCGCCCGTGCGTTCACGCTCCATGCACGTACCCGCACCCAGATGTTTTCGGGGTCGGCCAACTGGGACGAGATCGCGCGCGTCGTGGAAGCGCTCGACATCCCGGTCATCGGCAACGGGGACATCCAGACCCCGGAGGACATCGTGCGCATGCGGGACCACACGGGGTGTGCCGGCGTGATGGTGGGGCGCGCGTCATTCGGCAATCCCTGGCTCTTTCGCGATGCGCGCGCGCTGCTTGACGATCGTCCCAAGCCGCCGGCTCCCTCCGCCGCCGAGCGGTTCCGCGTGGCGCTAGACCATGCGCGCCTTGCGATCCGCCTGCAGGGGGACACCCGGCGCACCGTCGTCGAGTTTCGCAAGCACCTCGGCTGGTACACTCGGGGCCTCCATGGCGCGAGCGAATTGCGCCAGCGCTTGTTCCAGGTCGAGTCCATCGCGCAAGCCGAGGCGATCTTCCTCGGCTACCTCGAGCCGATCGCCAAGGTGGCGTGA
- a CDS encoding PTS sugar transporter subunit IIA, with the protein MRLGDYFTDGSVRLALRGATPDAVLAELVGLLHLDDDDAAELLRVLQRRESLGSTGVGHGIAIPHSRSLAIGRLRLAYGRRPEGVEYDALDGQPVYHFFLIVAPPSQGGAEYLPVLGQIARFVKEPGVPERLAGLTRPEDFLALLDQKGV; encoded by the coding sequence ATGCGTCTCGGCGACTATTTCACCGATGGATCGGTACGACTCGCGCTCCGGGGTGCGACACCCGATGCGGTGCTTGCCGAGCTGGTGGGGCTGCTGCATCTCGACGACGACGATGCCGCTGAACTGTTGCGCGTGCTCCAACGCCGCGAGAGTCTGGGCTCGACCGGGGTCGGGCACGGCATCGCCATTCCGCACTCTCGCTCGCTCGCGATCGGCCGACTGCGGCTGGCCTACGGGCGCCGTCCCGAGGGCGTGGAGTACGATGCACTCGACGGGCAACCGGTATATCACTTCTTTCTGATCGTGGCGCCGCCCAGCCAAGGCGGTGCCGAGTATCTGCCGGTGCTCGGGCAGATCGCCCGGTTCGTGAAGGAACCCGGCGTGCCCGAGCGCCTCGCGGGGCTTACGCGGCCCGAGGACTTCCTCGCGCTGCTCGACCAGAAGGGAGTCTAG
- the msrA gene encoding peptide-methionine (S)-S-oxide reductase MsrA codes for MAEARHEVATLAGGCFWCVEAVFERLEGVERVVSGYIGGRTPNPTYEQVCGGNTGHAEAVQVTFDPDVIGYREILEVFFAFHDPTTLDRQGADVGTQYRSAIFVHSPEQAATAREVVAELERQHAFPAPIVTEIVPAGTFYPAEGYHQSYYDQNPERMYCQAVIAPKVAKLRQHYAGRLKAATH; via the coding sequence ATGGCGGAGGCGCGGCACGAGGTGGCGACGCTCGCAGGTGGATGCTTCTGGTGTGTTGAGGCGGTGTTCGAGCGGCTCGAGGGTGTCGAGCGCGTCGTCTCCGGCTACATCGGCGGGCGGACGCCCAACCCCACTTACGAACAGGTTTGCGGCGGCAACACGGGGCATGCCGAAGCGGTGCAGGTCACCTTCGATCCCGACGTGATCGGCTACCGCGAAATCCTCGAGGTCTTCTTCGCCTTTCACGACCCGACAACGCTCGATCGGCAAGGCGCGGATGTGGGCACGCAGTACCGCTCGGCCATCTTCGTCCACTCACCGGAGCAGGCGGCGACAGCCCGCGAGGTCGTGGCCGAGCTCGAGCGGCAGCATGCCTTCCCCGCCCCGATCGTGACCGAGATCGTGCCGGCCGGCACCTTCTATCCGGCCGAGGGCTATCACCAGAGTTACTACGACCAGAATCCGGAGCGGATGTACTGCCAGGCGGTGATCGCGCCGAAAGTCGCCAAGCTCCGGCAGCACTACGCCGGGCGCCTCAAGGCGGCGACTCACTAG
- the guaA gene encoding glutamine-hydrolyzing GMP synthase produces MTAAPRPRGGILIIDFGSQYTQLIARRVREAHVYCEIHPPTRTVDWIRDWCPKGIILSGGPASVYGEDVPTADAALLELAVPILGLCYGMQLMAHLSGGVVVPAERREYGRAIVRVEGGRLFRGFAVEEETPVWMSHGDHVDAPPPGYTVTASSENCLIAGIEHLSRPLFGVQFHPEVAHTPRGGEVLDTFLFDICGCTPDWTPGHFVETEVERIRQLVRPGERVICGLSGGVDSSVAAVLVHRAVGERLTCIFVDHGLLRLHEREQVESTFRRHLGIDLRVVDAADAFLSRLAGVTDPEEKRRRIGHTFIEVFEREARQVGPDVKYLVQGTLYPDVIESLSPRGGPSVTIKTHHNVGGLPERLPFTLLEPLRELFKDEVRRVGRELGLPEEMVGRHPFPGPGLAIRILGEVTAESLDVLRRADHIYIEEIRAAGLYDEIWQAFAVLLPIRSVGVQGDFRTYDQAVALRAVTSRDGMTADWFPFPPDVLARASNRIANEVAGVNRVVYDVSSKPPATIEWE; encoded by the coding sequence ATGACCGCCGCGCCGCGGCCGCGCGGCGGCATTCTCATCATCGATTTCGGCAGCCAGTACACCCAGCTCATCGCGCGCCGGGTGCGTGAGGCGCACGTGTATTGCGAGATCCACCCGCCCACGCGCACGGTGGACTGGATCCGCGACTGGTGCCCCAAGGGCATCATTCTCTCTGGCGGCCCCGCGTCGGTCTACGGCGAGGACGTCCCCACCGCCGACGCCGCCCTGCTCGAGCTCGCCGTGCCGATCCTCGGTCTCTGTTACGGCATGCAGCTCATGGCCCATCTTTCGGGCGGCGTGGTGGTGCCGGCGGAGCGGCGGGAATACGGCCGCGCCATCGTACGGGTCGAAGGCGGGCGGCTCTTTCGCGGGTTCGCGGTCGAGGAGGAGACGCCGGTGTGGATGAGTCATGGCGATCACGTCGATGCGCCGCCTCCGGGCTACACAGTCACCGCGTCGAGCGAGAATTGCCTCATCGCCGGGATCGAGCACCTGAGCCGTCCGCTCTTCGGCGTGCAATTCCATCCCGAAGTCGCCCATACGCCGCGCGGCGGCGAGGTGCTGGACACGTTCCTGTTCGACATCTGTGGCTGTACGCCCGACTGGACCCCCGGCCACTTCGTCGAAACGGAGGTCGAGCGCATCCGGCAGCTGGTGCGGCCCGGCGAGCGCGTCATCTGCGGGCTCTCGGGCGGCGTGGATTCGTCGGTCGCCGCGGTGCTGGTGCACCGTGCCGTCGGCGAGCGGTTGACATGCATCTTCGTGGATCACGGCCTGCTCCGGCTGCACGAGCGCGAGCAGGTCGAGAGCACTTTCCGGCGCCACCTGGGCATCGATCTCCGCGTGGTCGACGCCGCTGACGCGTTTCTGTCGCGCCTCGCGGGTGTCACCGATCCGGAGGAGAAGCGGCGCCGGATCGGGCACACGTTCATCGAGGTGTTCGAACGCGAAGCACGGCAGGTGGGCCCGGATGTGAAATATCTCGTCCAGGGCACGCTCTACCCCGACGTCATCGAGTCGCTCTCGCCGCGGGGCGGCCCATCGGTCACGATCAAGACGCACCACAACGTGGGTGGCCTGCCCGAGCGGCTGCCGTTCACCCTGCTCGAACCGCTGCGCGAATTGTTCAAGGACGAGGTGCGCCGGGTGGGGCGCGAGCTGGGCCTGCCGGAGGAAATGGTCGGGCGGCATCCGTTTCCGGGCCCCGGGCTCGCCATCCGCATCCTGGGCGAGGTCACGGCCGAGAGCCTCGACGTGCTTCGGCGCGCGGACCACATCTACATCGAGGAAATCCGCGCAGCGGGACTCTACGACGAGATCTGGCAGGCGTTCGCTGTGCTCCTCCCGATCCGGTCCGTCGGTGTGCAGGGCGACTTCCGCACCTACGACCAGGCGGTGGCGCTCCGCGCCGTCACCAGCCGCGACGGCATGACGGCGGACTGGTTCCCGTTCCCGCCCGATGTGCTGGCGCGCGCATCGAATCGGATCGCCAACGAGGTCGCCGGTGTGAATCGGGTCGTCTACGACGTGAGCTCGAAACCGCCCGCCACGATCGAGTGGGAGTGA
- the lysA gene encoding diaminopimelate decarboxylase: MGEGVLTEPGLFADAGLVRVGPSLAMGGLRLSEIAETVGTPAYVYNLDAVRERYAALDAALSAVPHRICFAIKSNGNLAVLHALARVGAGADIVSAGELARALAAGFPAGGIVFSGVGKRAEELRAAVRAGVGQINVESMSEVERLAAVAAEERHDVAVGIRVNPDVTADTHPYIATGRSGLKFGIPTDQVAGAAQFALAHPRLELTALAMHLGSQIREPAPFVRGLERLLALVRDVRALGARALDTIDLGGGLGVRYADEPVLEPAQYARAVLPLLQGSGLTVVVEPGRYVVGPAGVLLAEVVDRKHSAGRDFVVLDAGMNDLIRPSLYQAHHEIVELEAAGRPPHRVDVVGPVCETGDFLAVDRTLPALATGERVAVLGAGAYGFVMASNYNARPRPPEVVIDGGRWWVARPRETIADLARGERATP; encoded by the coding sequence GTGGGCGAAGGCGTACTGACGGAGCCCGGGCTCTTCGCCGATGCGGGTCTTGTCCGCGTCGGGCCGTCGCTCGCCATGGGGGGACTACGGCTCTCCGAGATCGCTGAAACGGTAGGCACGCCGGCGTACGTCTACAACCTGGACGCGGTGCGCGAGCGCTACGCCGCGCTCGATGCGGCACTGTCTGCTGTGCCCCACCGGATTTGCTTCGCGATCAAGTCGAACGGCAACCTCGCGGTGCTGCACGCGCTCGCGCGCGTCGGTGCGGGCGCGGACATCGTCTCGGCCGGCGAGCTGGCGCGCGCGCTCGCGGCCGGGTTTCCCGCAGGGGGCATCGTGTTCAGCGGCGTGGGCAAGCGCGCCGAGGAGCTGCGCGCGGCGGTCCGCGCGGGGGTAGGGCAGATCAACGTCGAGTCGATGTCCGAGGTCGAGCGTCTGGCGGCCGTTGCCGCCGAGGAGCGGCACGACGTCGCCGTCGGGATCCGGGTGAATCCAGACGTCACGGCGGATACCCATCCCTACATCGCGACCGGCCGGAGCGGGCTCAAGTTCGGCATTCCCACCGATCAGGTGGCGGGCGCGGCGCAATTCGCGCTGGCGCACCCACGGCTCGAGCTCACAGCGCTCGCCATGCACCTCGGCAGCCAGATCCGCGAGCCGGCGCCGTTCGTCCGCGGGCTCGAGCGGTTGCTCGCGCTCGTGCGCGACGTGCGTGCGCTCGGTGCCCGTGCGCTCGACACGATCGATCTGGGCGGCGGGTTGGGCGTCCGTTACGCCGACGAGCCGGTGCTCGAGCCCGCGCAATACGCCCGCGCCGTACTGCCGCTGCTCCAAGGGAGCGGGCTCACCGTGGTGGTCGAGCCCGGCCGCTACGTCGTAGGCCCGGCCGGCGTGCTGCTCGCCGAAGTCGTCGATCGCAAGCATTCGGCCGGTCGGGATTTCGTGGTGCTCGACGCGGGCATGAACGACCTCATCCGGCCAAGTCTCTATCAGGCGCACCACGAGATCGTGGAGCTGGAGGCGGCGGGGCGCCCACCGCACAGAGTGGATGTAGTGGGCCCGGTCTGCGAGACGGGCGACTTTCTCGCGGTCGATCGTACGCTTCCCGCGCTCGCGACCGGAGAGCGGGTGGCGGTGCTCGGTGCTGGCGCATACGGCTTCGTGATGGCCTCGAACTACAACGCTCGGCCGCGGCCGCCCGAAGTCGTCATTGACGGGGGTCGCTGGTGGGTTGCGCGGCCCCGCGAGACGATCGCCGATCTCGCGCGCGGCGAGAGGGCCACACCATGA